One part of the Mycolicibacterium aromaticivorans JS19b1 = JCM 16368 genome encodes these proteins:
- a CDS encoding SDR family NAD(P)-dependent oxidoreductase: MTDPLFDVSGRVVLITGGSRGLGAAMSIGLAERGAKVVIASRKLAACEALADRINTQGGEAFPLQCHVGDWERLGAVVDAATERWGRLDGLVNNAGMSPLAPSLLETSETLFDKVIGVNLKGPTHLTALAANAMANTGGGSIVNISSLASVKPTPVAPIYGAAKAGLNALTKASALEFAAAGVRVNCIVCGTFDTDAASGFVRNADMLPDVVKPIALGRVGRPDEVVGAVVYLLSDASSYTTGSLMTIDGSVTG; this comes from the coding sequence ATGACCGACCCACTGTTCGACGTCTCCGGCCGCGTCGTGCTGATCACCGGTGGTAGCCGCGGACTCGGCGCCGCCATGAGCATCGGCCTCGCCGAGCGCGGTGCGAAAGTCGTCATCGCCAGCCGTAAGCTGGCCGCCTGCGAAGCACTGGCCGATCGGATCAACACCCAAGGCGGCGAGGCGTTCCCACTGCAGTGCCATGTCGGCGACTGGGAACGCCTGGGGGCCGTCGTCGACGCCGCCACCGAGCGTTGGGGCCGGCTGGACGGCCTGGTGAACAACGCGGGGATGAGCCCGCTGGCCCCGTCATTGCTCGAAACGTCGGAGACGTTGTTCGACAAGGTGATCGGAGTCAACCTCAAAGGTCCGACCCACCTTACGGCCCTGGCCGCGAATGCCATGGCGAACACCGGCGGCGGATCGATCGTCAACATCAGCTCGCTCGCGTCGGTGAAACCGACCCCCGTCGCGCCGATCTACGGCGCCGCCAAGGCCGGTCTCAACGCGCTCACCAAAGCGTCGGCACTCGAATTCGCCGCCGCCGGGGTTCGGGTGAACTGCATCGTGTGTGGAACATTCGACACCGACGCCGCATCGGGATTCGTCCGCAACGCCGACATGCTGCCCGACGTCGTGAAGCCGATCGCACTGGGGCGGGTCGGCCGACCCGACGAGGTCGTCGGCGCCGTGGTCTACCTGCTGTCCGACGCGTCCAGCTACACCACCGGATCGTTGATGACGATCGACGGTAGTGTCACCGGCTAG
- a CDS encoding zinc-dependent alcohol dehydrogenase family protein → MTTYTAMVMTAQGAAPEPEQRPLPDPGAGEVLVKVNASSVNYHDMVNLAGLIWGEWPRVPMSDGAGEVVAIGPDVTDFSVGDRVMGAFHPGWHDGPPTPQAKAELPGDSGDGWLQQYRVAATDGLVATPVHLSDIEAATLPCAGVTAWNALLEAGIGPGDVVVTQGTGGVSLFAVQFAHALGAEVILTSSSDEKLKIGSALGAAHLINYLDTPDWEHEVKRITGGRGADLVVDLGGPETLAHSVRAARMGGTVAVIGVLTGFDAAPIPVADLMLNNIRVIGITVGSVLSFVELCELITTAGITPHISHVFDWTEVGDAVRVLQAGSHIGKIALKIS, encoded by the coding sequence ATGACCACCTACACGGCGATGGTGATGACGGCGCAAGGGGCGGCGCCGGAACCGGAGCAGCGGCCGTTGCCGGACCCCGGTGCGGGTGAAGTGCTGGTGAAGGTCAACGCGTCGAGCGTCAACTATCACGACATGGTGAATCTGGCCGGACTGATCTGGGGTGAGTGGCCTCGTGTCCCGATGAGCGACGGCGCGGGCGAAGTGGTGGCGATCGGGCCCGACGTCACCGACTTCTCGGTGGGAGACCGCGTGATGGGCGCCTTTCACCCGGGCTGGCACGACGGTCCGCCCACCCCGCAGGCCAAGGCCGAACTGCCCGGCGACAGCGGGGACGGCTGGTTGCAGCAGTACCGCGTCGCGGCAACCGACGGGCTGGTGGCGACGCCAGTGCATTTGAGTGACATCGAAGCCGCGACTCTGCCATGCGCGGGGGTCACCGCATGGAATGCGTTGCTGGAGGCCGGAATCGGGCCGGGCGATGTCGTCGTCACACAGGGCACCGGGGGTGTCTCGTTGTTCGCCGTCCAGTTCGCGCACGCGCTCGGTGCGGAAGTCATCCTGACCTCATCGTCCGATGAGAAGCTCAAGATCGGATCTGCCCTCGGCGCGGCGCATCTCATCAACTATCTCGATACGCCGGACTGGGAGCACGAGGTCAAGCGCATCACCGGAGGACGCGGCGCGGATCTGGTGGTCGACCTCGGCGGCCCGGAGACGTTGGCCCACTCGGTGCGCGCCGCCAGGATGGGCGGCACCGTCGCGGTGATCGGCGTGCTCACGGGGTTCGACGCCGCGCCGATACCGGTTGCCGACTTGATGCTCAACAACATTCGGGTCATCGGCATCACCGTCGGCAGCGTGCTGAGCTTCGTCGAACTGTGTGAGCTGATCACCACCGCCGGGATCACGCCACACATCAGTCATGTCTTCGACTGGACCGAGGTGGGTGACGCCGTCCGCGTGTTGCAGGCAGGCAGTCACATCGGCAAGATCGCGCTGAAGATCTCATGA
- a CDS encoding HNH endonuclease, which produces MYCSNVCQQLARQAYLNTAQSGCCAICGGTNVWLGLHLAFVLDHIDGDPTNNRRENLRPICPNCDSQLPTYKGRSRGKGRHYRRQRYADGQTY; this is translated from the coding sequence GTGTACTGCAGCAACGTATGTCAGCAGCTGGCCCGACAGGCCTATCTGAACACTGCTCAGTCCGGCTGCTGCGCGATCTGCGGTGGCACCAACGTATGGCTGGGTCTGCACCTGGCCTTCGTGTTGGACCACATCGACGGCGATCCGACCAACAATCGGCGAGAAAACCTGCGACCGATATGTCCGAACTGCGACTCGCAGCTGCCGACGTACAAGGGCCGCAGCCGAGGCAAGGGCCGCCACTACCGTCGGCAGCGGTACGCCGACGGTCAGACGTACTAG
- a CDS encoding HIT family protein: MTSVFTKIINRELPGRFVYEDDEVVAFLTIEPMTAGHTLVVPRAEVDNWQDVEPAVFNKVMAVSQRIGKAVCAAFGAERSGLIIAGLEVPHLHVHVFPARNLSDFGFANVDRNPSPASLDEAQAKIKAALAELG; this comes from the coding sequence ATGACCTCCGTCTTCACCAAGATCATCAACCGCGAACTGCCGGGACGTTTCGTCTACGAGGACGACGAGGTCGTCGCATTCCTGACCATCGAGCCGATGACCGCCGGGCACACGTTGGTGGTTCCACGGGCCGAGGTCGACAACTGGCAGGACGTGGAGCCGGCCGTGTTCAACAAGGTGATGGCGGTGTCCCAGCGGATCGGCAAGGCGGTGTGTGCGGCGTTCGGCGCCGAGCGGTCCGGGCTGATCATCGCCGGGCTCGAAGTGCCGCACCTGCACGTGCACGTGTTCCCCGCGCGCAATCTGTCCGACTTCGGCTTCGCCAACGTCGACCGCAATCCCTCTCCTGCGTCGCTCGACGAAGCACAGGCCAAGATCAAGGCCGCGCTGGCCGAACTCGGCTAG
- a CDS encoding GGDEF domain-containing protein — translation MSEAAFPIPANERERLNVLADYNIMDSLPEQAYDDFVKLASAICGTPIALISLLDKDRQWFKADFGLGVSETPRSQAFCAHAIMKPDDVMTVEDATADERFATNPLVTGDPHIRFYAGAPLVAPTGEALGTICVIDRQPRTLSETQREALAILSREIIVQLELRRSIETLEQAVLDQEKYVELLQEYQRDIEKVRVHLESQSVTDVLTGVKNRRSFDMTLDEECMRARTRGSTLSLIMIDVDLFKAFNDIHGHPAGDEVLRGVARLLQSELRVSDSLFRYGGEEFAVVLPETTCKGAFVLGERFRRAVQRAPWPKRPISISIGVAATDADTTSPQDLLQAADRALYQAKQSGRNRVVMASGDG, via the coding sequence ATGTCAGAGGCCGCTTTTCCGATACCAGCCAACGAGCGCGAGCGACTGAATGTCCTTGCGGATTACAACATCATGGACTCGCTGCCGGAACAGGCCTATGACGACTTCGTCAAGTTGGCGTCGGCCATCTGCGGCACGCCCATCGCGCTCATCTCGTTGTTGGACAAGGATCGGCAATGGTTCAAAGCCGACTTCGGTCTCGGGGTCAGCGAAACTCCGCGTTCGCAGGCGTTCTGCGCTCACGCGATCATGAAGCCCGATGACGTGATGACCGTGGAGGATGCCACCGCCGACGAACGCTTCGCGACCAACCCCTTGGTGACCGGCGATCCGCACATCCGCTTCTACGCCGGCGCGCCGCTGGTGGCGCCGACCGGTGAGGCGCTGGGCACCATTTGTGTGATCGACCGCCAGCCGCGAACCCTCAGCGAGACACAGCGGGAGGCGCTGGCAATTCTGTCCCGCGAGATCATCGTGCAGCTCGAGCTACGCCGCAGCATCGAGACTCTGGAGCAGGCGGTGCTGGACCAGGAGAAGTACGTGGAACTGCTGCAGGAGTATCAGCGCGACATCGAGAAGGTGCGAGTGCACCTGGAGTCTCAATCGGTAACCGATGTGTTGACCGGAGTGAAAAACCGCCGCTCGTTCGACATGACTCTCGACGAGGAGTGCATGCGGGCGCGAACCCGCGGCAGCACCTTGTCACTGATCATGATTGACGTCGACCTGTTCAAGGCATTCAACGACATCCACGGACACCCGGCCGGTGACGAGGTGCTGCGTGGGGTTGCCCGTCTGCTGCAATCCGAACTCCGGGTCTCCGATTCGCTGTTCCGCTACGGCGGCGAGGAGTTCGCCGTCGTGCTCCCCGAAACCACCTGCAAGGGTGCGTTCGTGCTCGGCGAGCGGTTCCGCCGGGCCGTGCAGCGTGCGCCGTGGCCCAAGCGCCCGATCTCGATCAGCATCGGCGTCGCGGCCACCGACGCGGACACCACGTCACCGCAAGATCTCCTACAGGCCGCGGATCGCGCGCTCTACCAAGCCAAGCAGAGCGGGCGGAATCGGGTCGTCATGGCGTCGGGCGACGGCTAG
- the phoP gene encoding two-component system response regulator PhoP: MAAPVTPETKPEARVLVVDDETNIVELLSVSLKFQGFEVHTASSGPAALDRAREVRPDAVILDVMMPGMDGFGVLRRLRADGIDAPALFLTARDSLQDKIAGLTLGGDDYVTKPFSLEEVVARLRVILRRAGKGVEEPRNSRLTFADIELDEDTHEVWKAGEPVSLSPTEFTLLRYFVINAGTVLSKPKILDHVWRYDFGGDVNVVESYVSYLRRKIDTGEKRLLHTLRGVGYVLREPR, encoded by the coding sequence ATGGCCGCTCCTGTAACACCCGAAACCAAACCTGAGGCACGTGTCCTCGTCGTGGACGACGAGACCAACATCGTGGAACTGCTGTCGGTGAGCCTGAAGTTCCAGGGCTTCGAGGTTCACACCGCGTCGAGCGGCCCAGCGGCCCTCGATCGCGCTCGGGAGGTCCGGCCAGACGCCGTCATCCTCGACGTCATGATGCCCGGCATGGACGGCTTCGGTGTGCTGCGCAGGTTGCGCGCCGACGGCATCGACGCGCCCGCGCTGTTCCTGACCGCGCGCGACAGCCTCCAGGACAAGATCGCCGGACTCACGCTGGGCGGCGACGACTACGTCACCAAGCCGTTCAGCCTCGAAGAGGTCGTTGCCCGGTTACGGGTGATCCTGCGCCGGGCGGGCAAGGGCGTGGAGGAGCCGCGCAATTCGCGGTTGACCTTCGCCGACATCGAGCTCGACGAGGACACCCACGAGGTCTGGAAGGCTGGCGAGCCGGTCTCGCTCTCGCCGACCGAGTTCACCCTGCTGCGCTACTTCGTCATCAACGCCGGCACGGTGTTGAGCAAGCCCAAGATCCTCGACCACGTCTGGCGCTACGACTTCGGCGGCGACGTCAACGTCGTCGAGTCATACGTCTCCTACCTGCGCCGCAAGATCGACACCGGTGAAAAGCGCCTCCTACACACCCTGCGCGGCGTCGGATACGTGCTGCGGGAGCCGCGGTAA
- a CDS encoding HNH endonuclease signature motif containing protein, giving the protein MTVKCVGCGVSIEGRQARVYCSNACQQLRRRSMLLKVWLETGQCGGMSHQGHFVRDYLHAQQDGCCAICGIDSKWNGVTLAFIIDHIDGNATNNRRENLRLVCPNCDSQELPTYKVRNRGNGRHFRRQRYGNGQSY; this is encoded by the coding sequence ATGACGGTCAAGTGCGTGGGGTGCGGAGTCTCTATCGAGGGCCGTCAGGCTCGGGTCTACTGCAGCAACGCATGTCAACAATTGCGCCGTCGCAGCATGCTTTTGAAGGTGTGGCTCGAGACTGGCCAGTGCGGCGGCATGTCTCACCAAGGCCACTTTGTTCGCGATTACTTGCATGCGCAGCAGGACGGGTGCTGCGCCATCTGTGGGATCGACAGTAAGTGGAATGGCGTGACACTCGCGTTCATCATTGATCACATCGATGGAAACGCAACGAACAATCGTCGCGAGAATCTGCGGCTTGTGTGTCCTAACTGCGACAGTCAGGAGCTGCCAACGTACAAGGTGAGAAATCGCGGTAACGGTCGCCACTTTCGGCGGCAGCGGTACGGCAATGGCCAGTCGTACTAA
- a CDS encoding sensor histidine kinase, translating into MPAPYHRALPLRVGLVAAMLLLVGCGLLASGIAVTSTLQHDLINRADQTLLDASRGWAQAPRGMPPPDEEPNPARPPSNFYVRGVDADGHIWMAVNDRDAEPALPDDNDVGPVPVTVGSLEHSPVEWRAVSVRGPGGELTTVAIDMSDIQSTVRSLAWSQFAIGTAVLIILGVAGYWVVHRSLRPLVEVEKTAAAIAAGQLDRRVPERDPRTEVGRLSLALNGMLAQIQTAMASSEDSAEQARTSEERMRRFITDASHELRTPLTTIRGFAELYRQGAARDVEMLMSRIESESRRMGLLVDDLLLLARLDAQRPLEQRRVDLLTLATDAVHDAQSIAPKRTITMEVFDGPGTPEVIGDEARLRQVLGNLVANALQHTPENTRISVRVGTSSDDAVLEVADEGPGMTQEDARRVFERFYRTDSSRARASGGTGLGLSIVDSLVYAHGGRVTVSTAPGQGCCFRVSLPRIADVATPVAPGI; encoded by the coding sequence ATGCCCGCGCCCTACCACCGAGCGTTGCCGCTGAGAGTCGGCCTGGTGGCCGCCATGCTGCTGCTCGTGGGATGCGGCTTGCTGGCCTCCGGGATCGCCGTCACCTCGACGCTGCAGCACGACCTCATCAACCGCGCCGACCAGACCCTCCTGGACGCCTCCAGGGGCTGGGCCCAGGCCCCCCGCGGGATGCCCCCACCCGACGAGGAGCCCAACCCGGCCCGGCCGCCGTCCAACTTCTACGTCCGCGGCGTCGACGCCGATGGCCATATCTGGATGGCCGTCAACGACCGTGACGCCGAGCCTGCCCTGCCCGACGACAACGACGTGGGGCCGGTGCCGGTGACGGTCGGGTCGCTGGAGCATTCGCCGGTCGAGTGGCGTGCGGTGTCGGTGCGCGGGCCCGGCGGCGAACTGACCACGGTGGCCATCGACATGTCGGACATACAGTCCACCGTCCGAAGTCTGGCCTGGTCGCAGTTCGCGATCGGCACGGCTGTCCTGATCATCCTCGGCGTCGCCGGGTACTGGGTGGTGCACCGCAGCCTTCGGCCGCTCGTCGAAGTCGAGAAGACCGCCGCCGCGATCGCCGCCGGACAGCTCGATCGCCGTGTGCCCGAACGTGATCCACGCACCGAAGTCGGCCGGCTGTCGCTGGCGCTCAACGGCATGCTCGCCCAGATCCAGACCGCGATGGCGTCTTCGGAGGACTCCGCCGAGCAGGCCCGCACCTCCGAAGAACGCATGCGGCGCTTCATCACCGATGCCAGCCACGAATTGCGCACCCCGCTGACCACAATTCGGGGCTTCGCCGAGCTTTACCGGCAGGGCGCGGCCCGCGACGTCGAGATGCTGATGTCCCGGATCGAAAGCGAGTCGCGCCGGATGGGTCTACTGGTCGACGATCTGCTGCTGCTGGCCCGTCTCGACGCGCAGCGCCCGCTCGAACAGCGCCGCGTCGACCTGCTCACCTTGGCCACCGACGCCGTGCACGATGCCCAGTCGATCGCCCCCAAGCGCACCATCACCATGGAGGTCTTCGACGGCCCCGGCACCCCCGAGGTAATCGGTGACGAAGCCCGGCTGCGTCAGGTGCTGGGCAATCTGGTGGCCAACGCCCTGCAGCACACCCCTGAGAACACCCGAATCAGTGTGCGGGTGGGCACCTCGTCGGACGACGCGGTGCTCGAAGTCGCCGACGAAGGCCCGGGTATGACACAGGAGGACGCCCGGCGGGTGTTCGAGCGGTTCTACCGCACCGACTCCTCCCGCGCCCGCGCCAGCGGTGGCACCGGACTGGGGCTGTCGATCGTCGACTCGCTGGTCTACGCCCACGGTGGCCGCGTCACGGTGTCGACCGCGCCGGGCCAGGGCTGCTGTTTCCGGGTCAGCCTGCCGCGCATCGCCGACGTCGCGACCCCGGTGGCCCCAGGGATCTAG
- a CDS encoding dolichyl-phosphate beta-glucosyltransferase, producing MTDTLPAEQHSAAIGVGGRYVLDIVIPVYNEERDVASCVRRLHQFLLDEVPYRARIVVADNASTDGTLSVARKLAEELSDVDVIHLDAKGRGGALAAAWASSPADVVAYMDVDLSTHLSALMPLVAPLVSGHSDIAIGSRLAASSRVVRGIKREVVSRGYNLLLRGLLGARFSDAQCGFKALRADVARQLLPLVADTGWFFDTELLVLAEKAGLRIHEVPVDWIDDPDSRVDILATAIEDLKGCWRVGRALTTGALPLRDLQAALGREPLVPGVPRGMVGQMVRFGLIGIASTIAFALLYLSLHPALGAQAANLTALLLTALANTAANRAFTFGIRGRAGVARHHVHGLLIFAFGLAITSGSLYLLHRYDPTVGKGVELSVLVVANLVATLVRFVALRRVFGASTR from the coding sequence ATGACCGACACCCTGCCGGCCGAGCAGCACTCTGCTGCGATCGGCGTCGGGGGTCGCTACGTTCTCGACATCGTCATCCCCGTGTACAACGAGGAGCGCGACGTCGCTTCCTGTGTGCGACGGCTCCATCAATTCCTGCTCGACGAGGTGCCCTACCGGGCCCGAATCGTCGTGGCCGACAACGCCAGTACCGACGGCACGTTGTCGGTGGCGCGCAAGCTCGCCGAGGAACTGTCCGACGTCGATGTGATCCACCTCGACGCCAAGGGTCGTGGCGGCGCACTCGCCGCCGCGTGGGCGTCATCACCGGCCGACGTCGTCGCCTATATGGACGTCGACCTTTCGACCCATCTTTCGGCGCTCATGCCGTTGGTCGCGCCGCTGGTGTCCGGGCATTCCGACATCGCCATCGGATCGCGGCTGGCGGCTTCGTCACGGGTGGTGCGTGGCATCAAGCGAGAAGTGGTGTCCCGCGGCTACAACCTGCTCCTGCGCGGCCTGCTCGGCGCGCGGTTCTCCGACGCCCAGTGCGGCTTCAAGGCGTTGCGCGCCGATGTTGCCCGCCAGCTGCTTCCGTTGGTCGCCGACACCGGATGGTTCTTCGACACCGAACTGCTGGTGCTGGCCGAGAAGGCCGGCCTGCGCATCCACGAGGTGCCGGTCGACTGGATCGACGACCCGGACTCGCGCGTCGACATCCTTGCCACCGCGATCGAAGACCTCAAAGGCTGCTGGCGGGTCGGGCGGGCGTTGACCACCGGCGCCCTGCCGCTGCGTGACCTGCAGGCCGCGCTGGGCCGCGAGCCGCTGGTGCCCGGTGTCCCCCGCGGCATGGTCGGCCAGATGGTGCGCTTCGGGCTGATCGGCATCGCCAGCACCATCGCCTTTGCGCTGCTGTATCTTTCGCTGCATCCGGCGCTCGGTGCGCAGGCAGCCAACCTGACCGCCCTGCTGCTCACCGCCCTGGCCAACACCGCAGCCAATCGGGCCTTCACCTTTGGTATCCGCGGCCGCGCCGGTGTCGCCCGCCACCATGTCCACGGCCTGCTGATCTTCGCGTTCGGGCTGGCCATCACCAGCGGCTCGCTGTATCTCCTGCACCGTTACGATCCGACCGTCGGCAAGGGCGTGGAACTGTCAGTTCTGGTCGTGGCCAACCTGGTCGCCACCCTGGTGCGATTTGTGGCGTTGCGACGGGTGTTCGGCGCCTCCACCCGCTGA
- a CDS encoding acyl-CoA dehydrogenase family protein: protein MAWDFETDPEFAEQLAWMREFIDADVIPLEPILSELPAEEWQAVKRHLQDRVKAQGLWGMFLDPGLGGTGGGQLKLALMSEIIGRCMISMELFGVQAPDSGNMELLAHGADEAQKQRWLFPNLRGEIASAFALTEPFLAGADPTVIATTAVADGDSWIINGHKWFTTNASCADIILVVAETDPDKRPHRHASIFVVPTDTPGLEIVREIPTMAHPDPDYGRRGNHAEVVLRDCRVPADHLIGQRGAGFLLAQQRLGGGRIHHAMRWLGQAQRALDIMGERAVSRQSHGRLLGEHQMVQDFIALSHTEVQAARLLTFHTAWKMDRLGASAVRADLGMVKAHVSKVVLAVLDRTIQVCGALGYSGDLPVEQWYRITRFGSIGDGPDELHKSVLARHVLKKYQPVDGWPTEHLPSRRPAAQQKWQQLRQEAGIA from the coding sequence ATGGCGTGGGATTTCGAAACCGACCCCGAGTTCGCCGAACAGCTGGCATGGATGCGGGAGTTCATCGATGCCGACGTGATCCCGCTGGAGCCGATCCTGTCCGAGCTGCCTGCCGAGGAATGGCAGGCCGTCAAGCGTCATCTGCAGGATCGCGTCAAAGCGCAGGGGCTCTGGGGGATGTTCCTCGATCCCGGCCTCGGCGGTACCGGCGGCGGTCAACTCAAACTGGCCCTGATGTCGGAGATCATCGGCCGCTGCATGATATCGATGGAACTGTTCGGTGTGCAGGCCCCGGACAGCGGCAATATGGAACTGCTTGCCCACGGCGCCGACGAGGCGCAGAAGCAGCGCTGGCTGTTCCCGAATCTGCGCGGTGAGATCGCCAGTGCCTTCGCCCTGACGGAGCCGTTCCTGGCCGGTGCCGATCCCACCGTCATCGCCACGACGGCTGTGGCCGACGGCGACAGTTGGATCATCAACGGCCATAAGTGGTTCACCACCAACGCGTCGTGCGCCGACATCATCCTGGTGGTGGCCGAGACCGACCCCGACAAACGGCCGCACCGTCACGCGTCGATCTTCGTAGTACCGACCGATACGCCAGGACTCGAGATCGTCCGGGAGATTCCCACGATGGCTCACCCCGACCCGGATTACGGCCGACGCGGTAACCATGCTGAGGTGGTGTTGCGGGACTGCCGGGTACCGGCGGATCATCTGATCGGGCAGCGAGGTGCGGGTTTCCTGCTGGCCCAGCAGCGCCTCGGTGGTGGCCGGATCCACCACGCCATGCGCTGGCTCGGGCAAGCGCAACGCGCACTGGACATCATGGGGGAGCGCGCCGTGTCGCGGCAGTCGCACGGGCGTCTGCTCGGTGAACACCAGATGGTTCAGGACTTCATCGCGTTGTCGCACACTGAAGTTCAGGCCGCACGGTTGTTGACGTTCCACACCGCCTGGAAGATGGATCGGCTGGGGGCCAGCGCGGTGCGCGCCGACCTGGGCATGGTCAAGGCGCACGTGTCGAAGGTCGTCCTGGCGGTGCTCGACCGCACCATTCAGGTCTGTGGAGCGCTGGGGTACTCCGGTGATCTGCCCGTCGAGCAGTGGTACCGGATAACCCGATTCGGGTCGATCGGCGATGGCCCGGACGAGCTGCACAAGTCGGTGCTGGCCCGGCATGTACTCAAGAAGTACCAACCCGTCGACGGGTGGCCGACGGAACACCTGCCGTCGCGTCGCCCTGCGGCGCAACAGAAGTGGCAACAGCTGAGGCAGGAAGCGGGAATCGCATGA
- a CDS encoding TetR family transcriptional regulator: MTGEIDLQPEQIVAAAVDILREGGLDAVSMRSVAGRLGVTPPPVYARIGNKNALLAAVADHFLADVAPDPGSDEAWPDYARRWTGQLRQRLTEAADSRLFLQVKRPAYLEASRPLLKCMRRDGMSREGAVRACRLLTWATVGFVAMDHPPLDVPVGRNRLAGSHPDGVTAGEIDKLFSLQIEYLIEGIRRDS; encoded by the coding sequence ATGACCGGCGAAATCGACTTGCAACCAGAGCAAATCGTGGCTGCCGCCGTCGACATCCTTCGTGAGGGTGGGCTCGACGCGGTGAGTATGCGCAGTGTGGCCGGCAGGCTCGGGGTGACGCCACCGCCGGTGTATGCCCGCATCGGCAACAAGAACGCTCTGCTGGCAGCCGTCGCGGACCACTTCCTGGCTGACGTGGCGCCGGACCCGGGCAGTGACGAAGCATGGCCGGACTATGCGCGGCGCTGGACCGGTCAACTGCGGCAACGGCTCACCGAGGCCGCCGACAGCAGGCTCTTCCTCCAGGTGAAGCGACCGGCCTATCTGGAGGCGTCCCGGCCGCTGCTGAAGTGCATGCGCCGCGACGGGATGTCGCGCGAAGGCGCGGTGCGCGCATGCCGGCTGCTGACCTGGGCGACGGTGGGATTCGTCGCGATGGACCACCCGCCGTTGGACGTGCCGGTAGGTCGTAATCGGTTGGCCGGCAGCCACCCCGATGGTGTGACCGCCGGTGAGATCGACAAGTTGTTCTCGCTACAGATCGAGTACCTCATCGAGGGGATCCGCCGCGACAGCTGA
- a CDS encoding phosphotransferase family protein has translation MTDFDVQRFSTWLAEVTGQAADVAVTPIRGGGSCEMFRIDRLGETWVVRRAPVAAVSDTAHQVIREARIIEILESQGISVPTVLARSEDPAILGAPFFVMSFVDGDVIRRDGLPEGLRQDPESQDKIGEQLVDILARLHAVDWASTPLAEMSHPHGFLDRQVDRWLGQLDDYRVRDLPDVDDLATWLRDHMPKHGDLTVMHGDYKVDNVIWAPTAPPRIACVVDFEMTTVGDPLIDLAWAMIFWPEEGNSIALAAPGTPNGIHPDHCQTPEQLVQRYARSTGRDLSDFTWYQVFSAWKLAIVLEGSYAKHVRGQSRNPVHEVFGAIADGLLTRARRFAR, from the coding sequence GTGACCGATTTCGACGTCCAGCGCTTCAGTACCTGGCTGGCCGAGGTCACCGGTCAGGCGGCCGACGTGGCGGTGACGCCGATTCGTGGTGGCGGCAGTTGCGAGATGTTCCGCATCGACCGGCTCGGCGAAACCTGGGTGGTGCGCCGCGCCCCTGTGGCCGCGGTGTCCGACACCGCGCACCAAGTGATCCGCGAAGCGCGCATCATAGAAATTCTTGAATCACAGGGTATTTCAGTTCCGACAGTCTTGGCCCGCTCCGAAGACCCCGCCATCCTCGGCGCACCCTTCTTCGTGATGTCCTTCGTCGACGGTGATGTCATCCGCCGAGACGGACTGCCCGAGGGGCTACGGCAGGACCCGGAGTCGCAGGACAAGATCGGTGAGCAACTCGTCGACATCCTGGCACGGTTGCACGCTGTCGACTGGGCGTCGACCCCGCTGGCCGAGATGTCCCATCCGCACGGCTTCCTCGACCGTCAGGTGGATCGCTGGCTCGGTCAGCTCGACGACTACCGGGTCCGCGACCTGCCCGACGTCGACGATCTCGCCACCTGGTTGCGCGACCACATGCCGAAGCACGGCGATCTGACCGTCATGCACGGTGATTACAAGGTGGACAACGTCATCTGGGCGCCCACCGCCCCGCCACGTATCGCCTGCGTAGTGGATTTCGAGATGACCACCGTCGGCGATCCACTCATCGACCTCGCCTGGGCGATGATCTTCTGGCCCGAGGAGGGCAACTCCATCGCACTGGCCGCTCCCGGCACGCCCAACGGCATCCATCCCGACCACTGCCAGACACCGGAGCAGCTCGTGCAACGGTACGCACGGTCGACCGGCCGGGACCTGTCCGACTTCACCTGGTATCAGGTGTTCAGCGCGTGGAAGCTCGCCATCGTCTTGGAGGGCTCGTACGCCAAACATGTTCGCGGCCAATCCCGCAACCCGGTCCATGAGGTCTTCGGCGCGATCGCCGACGGTCTGCTCACCCGCGCCAGGAGGTTCGCCCGATGA